A single window of Microbacterium oryzae DNA harbors:
- a CDS encoding AAA family ATPase: protein MTADRFLQASGEITASISRVIDGKPEAVRSAVTALLAEGHLLIEDVPGVGKTQLARALATTIAATVRRIQFTPDLLPSDVTGVSVFDPGTREFEFKPGAVFAHIVIADEINRSSPKTQSALLEAMEEAQVTVDGRTHPLPRPFLVVATQNPLEMEGTYALPEAQRDRFMMRISMGYPDAEAEALMLRQRDTGDPLDALRAVVDVGTVADLIAWARSVHVAPVIEQYAVALAQATRHHPDLRLGASPRATIQLVRAAKVRAALDGREYVIPDDLMALLAPVFAHRLIPTRTAVARHGDDDVVPAVLERIVRSVPVPLAAAR from the coding sequence ATGACGGCCGACAGATTCCTGCAGGCGTCGGGCGAGATCACCGCGTCGATCTCCCGCGTGATCGACGGGAAGCCCGAGGCCGTGCGCAGCGCGGTGACCGCCCTGCTCGCCGAGGGGCACCTCCTCATCGAGGACGTCCCGGGGGTCGGGAAGACGCAGCTGGCCCGCGCGCTCGCCACGACGATCGCGGCGACCGTCCGGCGGATCCAGTTCACGCCGGATCTCCTGCCCAGCGACGTCACGGGCGTGTCGGTGTTCGATCCGGGAACGCGCGAGTTCGAGTTCAAGCCGGGCGCGGTGTTCGCGCACATCGTCATCGCCGACGAGATCAACCGGTCCTCTCCCAAGACGCAGTCGGCGCTCCTGGAGGCGATGGAGGAGGCGCAGGTCACCGTCGACGGGCGCACGCATCCCCTCCCCCGGCCGTTCCTCGTCGTGGCGACGCAGAACCCCCTGGAGATGGAGGGCACGTACGCGCTCCCCGAGGCGCAGCGCGATCGGTTCATGATGCGCATCTCGATGGGATACCCCGACGCGGAGGCCGAGGCGCTGATGCTGCGGCAGCGCGACACCGGCGACCCCCTGGACGCCCTGCGCGCGGTCGTGGATGTCGGGACGGTCGCGGACCTCATCGCCTGGGCTCGCTCCGTGCACGTCGCGCCCGTCATCGAGCAGTACGCGGTCGCCCTCGCTCAGGCCACCCGGCACCACCCCGATCTGCGCCTGGGCGCCAGCCCCCGCGCGACGATCCAGCTCGTGCGCGCGGCGAAGGTGCGCGCCGCGCTCGACGGGCGCGAGTACGTGATCCCCGACGACCTCATGGCCCTGCTCGCGCCCGTGTTCGCGCACCGGCTCATCCCCACGCGGACCGCCGTCGCACGGCACGGCGACGACGACGTGGTGCCCGCCGTCCTCGAGCGCATCGTGCGCTCGGTCCCCGTCCCGCTGGCCGCGGCCCGCTGA